A part of Populus alba chromosome 8, ASM523922v2, whole genome shotgun sequence genomic DNA contains:
- the LOC118062413 gene encoding uncharacterized protein isoform X1 — protein sequence MAVETEVTSVTELALSDTDINWARLDKTKFHIIGAVLFTVQQGLLHPTAVVKTRMQVADSGLSHMGGISVAKHILRNDGISGLFRGFGTSAIGALPGRVLSLTALEVSKDMMFKYTEALDMPEATRVGIANGVAGMLSNLVSCVYYVPLDVICQRLMVQGLPGVASYKGPFDVMCKVMKTEGFRGLYRGFGLTAVTQSPASALWWGTYGTAQHIIWRSMGYRDDMDKKPSHLEMVTVQAMAGTVAGACSSIITTPMDTIKTRLQVMDNYGSGRPSVLKTTKTLLKEDGWWGFYRGFGPRFLNMSLYGTTMIVTYELIKRLSIKQG from the exons ATGGCTGTCGAAACGGAAGTTACAAGTGTTACTGAACTGGCTCTTTCTGATACTGACATCAATTGGGCCAG GCTGGACAAGACGAAGTTTCATATTATTGGTGCTGTCCTCTTTACTGTTCAGCAAGGCTTACTTCACCCAACAGCAGTTGTGAAGACTAGAATGCAAGTGGCAGATTCTGGGCTCTCTCACATGGGTGGAATATCCGTAGCTAAACACATATTGAGGAACGATGGTATTTCAGGTCTTTTTCGAGGTTTTGGCACCTCTGCTATTGGAGCATTACCTGGTAGAGTTCTTTCCTTGACAGCTCTTGAAGTGTCAAAAGATATGATGTTCAAATACACTGAAGCTTTAGATATGCCTGAAGCAACACGTGTTGGTATTGCAAATGGAGTTGCAGGCATGTTGTCAAATCTAGTTTCTTGTGTGTACTATGTGCCCTTGGATGTG ATTTGCCAAAGACTAATGGTGCAAGGGCTTCCTGGGGTTGCATCTTATAAGGGGCCATTTGATGTCATGTGTAAAGTGATGAAGACTGAAGGATTCCGTGGTTTATATAGAGGTTTTGGATTGACAGCTGTAACACAGTCACCGGCATCGGCGCTTTGGTGGGGTACCTATGGAACTGCCCAGCACATCATTTGGAG GAGCATGGGCTATAGGGATGACATGGACAAGAAACCATCTCATCTGGAAATGGTGACAGTTCAGGCTATGGCAGGAACAGTGGCTGGTGCTTGTTCCTCAATTATCACTACTCCCATGGATACCATAAAGACACGGCTGCAG GTTATGGATAATTATGGTTCTGGAAGACCTTCCGTACTCAAGACAACAAAGACTCTACTCAAGGAAGATGGATGGTGGGGCTTCTACAGAGGTTTCGGACCTCGTTTCTTAAATATGTCACTCTATGGAACTACAATGATCGTTACCTATGAACTGATAA AGAGATTATCTATCAAGCAAGGATGA
- the LOC118062413 gene encoding uncharacterized protein isoform X2, which yields MAVETEVTSVTELALSDTDINWARLDKTKFHIIGAVLFTVQQGLLHPTAVVKTRMQVADSGLSHMGGISVAKHILRNDGISGLFRGFGTSAIGALPGRVLSLTALEVSKDMMFKYTEALDMPEATRVGIANGVAGMLSNLVSCVYYVPLDVICQRLMVQGLPGVASYKGPFDVMCKVMKTEGFRGLYRGFGLTAVTQSPASALWWGTYGTAQHIIWRSMGYRDDMDKKPSHLEMVTVQAMAGTVAGACSSIITTPMDTIKTRLQVMDNYGSGRPSVLKTTKTLLKEDGWWGFYRGFGPRFLNMSLYGTTMIVTYELINAAVCLIK from the exons ATGGCTGTCGAAACGGAAGTTACAAGTGTTACTGAACTGGCTCTTTCTGATACTGACATCAATTGGGCCAG GCTGGACAAGACGAAGTTTCATATTATTGGTGCTGTCCTCTTTACTGTTCAGCAAGGCTTACTTCACCCAACAGCAGTTGTGAAGACTAGAATGCAAGTGGCAGATTCTGGGCTCTCTCACATGGGTGGAATATCCGTAGCTAAACACATATTGAGGAACGATGGTATTTCAGGTCTTTTTCGAGGTTTTGGCACCTCTGCTATTGGAGCATTACCTGGTAGAGTTCTTTCCTTGACAGCTCTTGAAGTGTCAAAAGATATGATGTTCAAATACACTGAAGCTTTAGATATGCCTGAAGCAACACGTGTTGGTATTGCAAATGGAGTTGCAGGCATGTTGTCAAATCTAGTTTCTTGTGTGTACTATGTGCCCTTGGATGTG ATTTGCCAAAGACTAATGGTGCAAGGGCTTCCTGGGGTTGCATCTTATAAGGGGCCATTTGATGTCATGTGTAAAGTGATGAAGACTGAAGGATTCCGTGGTTTATATAGAGGTTTTGGATTGACAGCTGTAACACAGTCACCGGCATCGGCGCTTTGGTGGGGTACCTATGGAACTGCCCAGCACATCATTTGGAG GAGCATGGGCTATAGGGATGACATGGACAAGAAACCATCTCATCTGGAAATGGTGACAGTTCAGGCTATGGCAGGAACAGTGGCTGGTGCTTGTTCCTCAATTATCACTACTCCCATGGATACCATAAAGACACGGCTGCAG GTTATGGATAATTATGGTTCTGGAAGACCTTCCGTACTCAAGACAACAAAGACTCTACTCAAGGAAGATGGATGGTGGGGCTTCTACAGAGGTTTCGGACCTCGTTTCTTAAATATGTCACTCTATGGAACTACAATGATCGTTACCTATGAACTGATAA ATGCTGCTGTTTGTTTGATCAAATGA